A stretch of the Proteus sp. ZN5 genome encodes the following:
- a CDS encoding YchJ family protein, with protein sequence MSSLCPCNSQLFYSDCCEPYHLGQKNAPTAEALMRSRYSAFVKHNANYLIKTWHPSCRVASLHDELVSGFPNTQWLGLNVISSQASTDKNEAYVEFSACFIERNADDKQYLHERSRFLKIDDCWFYIDGVKPKVGRNDPCPCGSGRKYKKCCENNIK encoded by the coding sequence TTGTCGAGTTTATGCCCCTGTAATAGCCAATTATTCTACTCTGATTGCTGCGAGCCTTACCATTTAGGTCAAAAAAACGCCCCTACAGCAGAAGCATTGATGCGTTCGCGTTATAGTGCGTTCGTTAAACATAATGCTAATTACTTAATAAAGACGTGGCATCCTTCTTGTCGTGTTGCATCCCTGCATGATGAATTAGTTTCAGGCTTTCCAAATACACAATGGCTTGGACTCAATGTTATCTCATCGCAAGCGAGCACAGATAAAAATGAGGCATATGTTGAATTCTCGGCTTGCTTTATTGAAAGAAATGCCGATGATAAACAGTACTTACACGAACGCTCTCGTTTTCTAAAAATAGATGACTGTTGGTTTTATATTGACGGTGTGAAACCGAAAGTGGGACGAAACGATCCCTGCCCTTGTGGTTCAGGACGTAAATACAAAAAATGTTGTGAAAATA
- the rssB gene encoding two-component system response regulator RssB has product MNKALVGKKILIIDDEVVFRTMLTEYFSHEKACVYTTDNGSQALSLLEEGLLPDLILCDIRMPVMNGPTFLCHLEQRKLAIPVIAISCTDNMAEIDDMLRLGAQEIFLKPITHLDKLKQKVIEVLCPGFFESVLIEGIHLEPLWNSLRKDTHYIQSFIKQMQPQVKQVVAGYCVNYRQLNDIAKMGLLFDIAALSEDQIIFYCVDISRDDENGLLVALLLRVFFNDVLKSSEKARSLPSMYNMLNKLNKMLNEIGVKGQFPITLGYYHTQKKNILLASAGLKAEIKTESKKFELNSGVPLGTLQLLYINQVKCEGTNWQCKIWDNTNQIKLMFSPIYKS; this is encoded by the coding sequence ATGAACAAAGCCTTAGTGGGTAAAAAAATCTTAATAATTGATGATGAGGTCGTTTTTCGCACAATGTTGACGGAATATTTCTCACATGAGAAGGCTTGCGTCTATACAACAGATAATGGTAGCCAAGCATTATCTTTGTTAGAGGAGGGATTACTCCCTGATCTTATTTTATGTGATATCCGTATGCCAGTAATGAATGGACCCACTTTTTTGTGTCATCTTGAACAACGAAAACTGGCTATTCCTGTTATTGCTATTTCATGTACAGATAATATGGCTGAAATAGATGATATGTTGCGTTTAGGGGCACAAGAAATTTTTCTTAAGCCAATAACACATCTTGATAAATTAAAACAAAAAGTTATTGAAGTATTATGTCCTGGCTTTTTTGAATCAGTATTAATAGAAGGTATACATTTAGAACCACTTTGGAATAGCTTACGAAAAGATACCCATTATATTCAGTCGTTCATAAAACAGATGCAACCTCAGGTTAAGCAAGTTGTTGCGGGATATTGTGTTAATTATCGTCAATTAAATGATATCGCTAAAATGGGTTTATTATTTGATATTGCGGCTTTATCAGAAGATCAAATTATTTTCTATTGTGTCGATATATCGAGAGATGATGAAAATGGGCTTTTGGTCGCTTTACTCTTACGGGTTTTTTTTAATGATGTATTAAAATCATCAGAAAAAGCGCGATCTTTACCAAGTATGTATAATATGTTGAATAAACTAAATAAAATGCTTAATGAGATTGGGGTGAAAGGACAATTTCCTATTACACTCGGTTATTATCATACTCAGAAAAAAAATATACTATTAGCATCAGCAGGATTAAAAGCTGAAATAAAAACAGAAAGTAAAAAATTTGAATTAAATAGTGGTGTCCCTTTAGGCACATTGCAACTTTTATATATTAATCAAGTAAAATGTGAGGGAACAAATTGGCAATGTAAAATTTGGGATAACACAAATCAGATTAAATTAATGTTTTCCCCTATCTATAAAAGTTAA
- the galU gene encoding UTP--glucose-1-phosphate uridylyltransferase GalU: protein MSSAVRKVRKAVIPVAGLGTRMLPATKAIPKEMLPVVDKPLIQYVVNECIAAGINEIVLVTHSSKNSIENHFDTSFELEAILEKRVKRQLLEEVQGICPSHVTIMQTRQGIAKGLGHAILCAKPLIGDEPFAVILPDVILDRYSADLTKVNLREMLSHFERSGASQILVEPVPEDEVSNYGIVDCMGENLCPGDSKPITRVVEKPKKEEAPSNLSIVGRYVLSENIWPLLAKTAPGAGDEIQLTDAIAMLIEKEPVEAYHLQGKSHDCGNKLGYMKAFVEYGIQHEEFGEDFAQWLKSLKIQ from the coding sequence ATGTCATCAGCAGTGCGTAAAGTTAGAAAAGCGGTGATCCCTGTTGCTGGATTAGGAACAAGAATGCTACCTGCAACCAAGGCAATTCCAAAAGAGATGTTGCCTGTGGTTGATAAGCCTCTTATTCAATATGTAGTGAATGAATGTATTGCAGCAGGTATTAATGAAATTGTGCTTGTCACACATTCATCTAAAAATTCAATTGAAAACCATTTTGATACGAGTTTTGAATTAGAAGCGATTTTAGAAAAACGAGTTAAACGTCAGTTATTAGAAGAAGTACAAGGCATTTGTCCAAGCCATGTCACTATTATGCAAACTCGTCAGGGAATAGCAAAAGGATTAGGCCATGCCATTTTATGTGCTAAACCATTAATTGGTGATGAACCTTTCGCTGTTATCCTGCCTGATGTTATTTTAGATAGATATAGTGCAGATTTAACAAAAGTTAACTTAAGAGAGATGCTTTCTCATTTTGAACGTTCAGGCGCAAGTCAAATCCTTGTTGAACCTGTTCCTGAAGATGAAGTCTCTAATTATGGTATTGTTGATTGTATGGGCGAAAATTTATGTCCAGGTGATAGCAAACCAATTACTCGTGTTGTTGAAAAACCTAAGAAAGAAGAAGCACCTTCGAATTTATCTATCGTAGGGCGTTATGTGTTATCTGAAAATATTTGGCCGCTATTAGCAAAAACTGCACCAGGTGCCGGAGATGAAATTCAGTTAACTGATGCGATCGCAATGCTGATTGAAAAAGAACCTGTTGAAGCTTATCACCTACAAGGGAAAAGCCACGATTGTGGTAATAAACTAGGATATATGAAAGCGTTCGTAGAGTACGGAATACAGCACGAAGAGTTTGGCGAAGATTTTGCACAATGGCTAAAATCATTAAAGATACAGTGA
- a CDS encoding NAD-dependent epimerase yields the protein MKILVTGAAGFIGYHMSQRLIEMGYHVVGIDNLNDYYDVRLKEARLAKLQQLEKFHFEKLDIVDSAKVAQLFASHQFDRVIHLAAQPGVRYSIENPMAYIDANIVGHINILEGCRHNKVGHLIYSSSSSVYGLNQKQPFSTEDSVDHPVSLYAATKKANELMSHSYSHLYQLPTTGLRFFTVYGPWGRPDMALFKFTKAMLAGEPIDVYNGGNMTRDFTYVDDIVGSVVRLVNIVPETDENWTVEKGETSSSSAPYKIYNVGNGQPTKLMAFIEAIEKSLNIKAKLNLMPMQDGDVLSTCADCQDLSETIGFSPNTAVEYGVKQFVDWYLSYYKN from the coding sequence ATGAAAATATTGGTAACAGGTGCTGCGGGTTTTATTGGCTATCATATGAGTCAGCGTTTAATCGAAATGGGTTATCATGTTGTCGGAATAGATAACTTGAATGATTATTATGATGTGCGCTTAAAAGAAGCTCGATTAGCTAAATTACAACAGCTAGAAAAATTCCATTTTGAGAAACTTGATATCGTTGACTCAGCAAAAGTGGCTCAATTATTTGCATCACACCAATTTGACCGAGTTATTCATTTAGCTGCTCAACCGGGTGTTCGCTACTCGATTGAAAATCCAATGGCATATATTGATGCGAATATCGTTGGTCATATTAATATATTAGAAGGATGTCGCCATAATAAAGTTGGACATCTTATCTACTCATCTTCAAGCTCTGTTTATGGTTTAAATCAGAAACAGCCTTTCTCAACAGAAGATAGTGTTGACCATCCGGTTTCATTATATGCAGCAACAAAGAAAGCCAATGAATTAATGTCTCATAGCTATTCACATCTATATCAACTACCAACAACTGGATTACGTTTCTTCACGGTATATGGTCCTTGGGGGCGCCCTGATATGGCATTATTTAAGTTCACTAAAGCAATGTTAGCTGGTGAACCTATTGATGTTTATAACGGTGGAAATATGACGCGTGATTTCACTTATGTTGATGATATTGTAGGATCAGTGGTTCGATTAGTTAATATTGTTCCAGAAACAGATGAAAACTGGACAGTAGAAAAAGGTGAAACATCTTCAAGTTCCGCACCTTATAAAATCTATAATGTGGGTAATGGGCAACCTACGAAATTGATGGCATTTATTGAAGCGATAGAAAAATCACTCAATATTAAAGCTAAATTGAATTTAATGCCGATGCAAGACGGTGATGTCCTTTCTACTTGTGCTGATTGCCAAGATTTGTCTGAGACAATCGGTTTTTCACCGAATACAGCAGTAGAATATGGCGTAAAACAGTTTGTTGATTGGTATTTAAGTTATTATAAAAATTAA
- the hns gene encoding histone-like nucleoid-structuring protein H-NS, translating to MSESLKILNNIRTLRAQARETSLETLEEMLEKLEVVVNERREEFSLEKAAEEERVQKLQKYREMLEEAGIDPTDLLEASAVNKTGRAKRAARPAKYSYVDENGETKTWTGQGRTPAVIKRAIDEEGKSLDDFLI from the coding sequence ATGAGCGAATCTTTAAAAATATTAAATAACATCCGTACTCTCCGCGCACAAGCAAGAGAAACTTCTTTAGAAACTTTAGAAGAAATGCTTGAGAAACTCGAAGTTGTCGTTAATGAGCGTCGTGAAGAATTCTCATTAGAAAAAGCAGCTGAAGAAGAACGTGTTCAGAAATTACAAAAATACCGTGAAATGTTAGAAGAAGCCGGTATTGATCCAACAGACTTACTTGAAGCAAGTGCTGTTAATAAAACTGGCCGTGCTAAACGTGCAGCTCGCCCAGCTAAATACTCTTACGTTGATGAAAATGGTGAAACTAAAACTTGGACAGGCCAAGGTCGTACACCAGCTGTAATCAAACGTGCAATTGACGAAGAAGGCAAATCATTAGACGATTTCCTTATCTAA
- a CDS encoding thymidine kinase has product MAQLYFYYSAMNAGKSTSLLQSSYNYNERGMRTLIFTAAIDTRFAKGKISSRIGLSADALLFSDDMNIRDVIVAEHNKQPIHCVLIDECQFLSKAHVEQLCEITDTYDIPVLTYGLRTDFRGELFTGSAYLLAWADKLVELKTVCYCGRKANKVLRLDDKGNVLSDGAQVEIGGNEKYVSVCRKHYTQATLKGCIEQE; this is encoded by the coding sequence ATGGCTCAGCTTTACTTTTATTATTCAGCCATGAATGCTGGAAAATCAACATCTTTATTGCAATCCTCTTATAACTATAATGAACGAGGAATGCGCACATTGATTTTTACTGCGGCTATTGATACACGCTTTGCAAAGGGAAAGATTAGTTCAAGAATAGGATTAAGTGCGGATGCATTACTCTTTAGTGATGATATGAATATCCGTGACGTTATTGTTGCTGAGCATAACAAACAGCCTATTCATTGTGTATTGATTGATGAGTGCCAATTTTTAAGTAAGGCTCATGTCGAACAACTTTGCGAAATAACGGATACCTATGATATTCCCGTTCTCACATATGGGCTCAGAACGGATTTTAGAGGTGAGTTATTTACAGGTAGTGCTTATTTATTAGCATGGGCTGATAAGCTCGTAGAACTTAAAACAGTATGTTACTGCGGTAGAAAGGCAAATAAAGTATTACGCTTAGATGATAAAGGAAATGTACTGAGTGATGGTGCTCAAGTTGAAATTGGTGGAAATGAAAAATATGTTTCAGTCTGCCGTAAGCATTATACACAGGCAACGCTAAAAGGGTGTATTGAACAAGAGTAA
- the adhE gene encoding bifunctional acetaldehyde-CoA/alcohol dehydrogenase: MSVTNVTELNDLVARVKKAQREFANFSQEQVDAIFRAAALAAADARIPLAKLAVKESGMGIVEDKVIKNHFASEYIYNAYKDEKTCGILSEDLTYGTMTIAEPIGIICGIVPTTNPTSTAIFKALISLKTRNGIIFSPHPRAKEATNRAAEIVLNAAIAAGAPKDIIGWIDEPSVALSNALMHHDDINLILATGGPGMVKAAYSSGKPAIGVGAGNTPVVIDDSADIKRAVASILMSKTFDNGVICASEQSVIVVDSIYKQVRERFSTHGGYMLTGKELKAVQDIILKDGNLNAAIVGQPATKIAEMAGIEVPVNTKILIGEVKETTEAEPFAHEKLSPLLAMYHAQSFEDAVLKAEKLVEMGGIGHTSCLYTDQDNCPEHVAYFGDKMKTSRILINTPASQGGIGDLYNFKLAPSLTLGCGSWGGNSISENVGPKHLINTKTVAKRAENMLWHKLPKSIYFRRGCLPIALEEIASDGKKRAFIVTDGFLFNNGYVDEVTRVLKKFGVETEVFFEVEADPTLSVVRKGAEQMNSFKPDVIIALGGGSPMDAAKIMWVMYEHPETHFEELALRFMDIRKRIYKFPKMGVKAQMVAITTTSGTGSEVTPFAVVTDDETGQKYPLADYALTPDMAIVDANLVMNMPKSLCAFGGLDAVTHALEAYVSVLANEYSDGQALQALKLLKEYLPASYHEGAKNPVARERVHNAATIAGIAFANAFLGVCHSMAHKLGSEFHIPHGLANALLISNVIRYNANDNPTKQTAFSQYDRPQARRRYAEIADHLELSAPGDRTAAKIEKLLAWLEEMKSSLGIPSSIREAGVQESDFLARVDKLSEDAFDDQCTGANPRYPLISELKQLLLDSYYGREFNEHPVVEVKEETKPAKKSSKK, from the coding sequence ATGTCTGTAACTAACGTTACTGAACTCAATGATTTGGTTGCTCGTGTAAAAAAAGCTCAACGTGAATTTGCTAACTTCTCTCAAGAACAAGTTGATGCTATTTTCCGTGCTGCTGCATTAGCTGCCGCTGATGCCCGTATTCCTCTTGCAAAATTGGCTGTTAAAGAGTCTGGTATGGGTATCGTTGAAGATAAAGTGATCAAAAACCACTTTGCTTCTGAGTATATCTACAATGCGTATAAAGACGAAAAAACCTGCGGGATCTTATCTGAAGATCTGACTTACGGTACAATGACCATCGCTGAACCTATTGGGATCATCTGTGGTATCGTACCAACAACTAACCCAACTTCTACTGCGATTTTTAAAGCATTAATTAGCTTAAAAACACGTAATGGTATTATCTTCTCTCCACACCCTCGTGCAAAAGAAGCGACAAACCGTGCTGCTGAAATCGTCTTAAATGCAGCTATCGCAGCAGGCGCACCAAAAGATATTATCGGTTGGATTGATGAGCCTTCAGTCGCTCTATCTAACGCATTAATGCACCATGATGATATTAACCTGATCTTAGCGACAGGTGGTCCAGGCATGGTTAAAGCAGCGTATAGTTCTGGTAAACCAGCTATCGGTGTTGGTGCAGGTAATACACCAGTTGTTATTGATGACTCTGCGGATATCAAACGTGCCGTAGCTTCAATCTTAATGTCTAAAACTTTCGATAACGGCGTAATTTGTGCATCAGAGCAATCTGTTATCGTTGTTGACAGCATTTATAAACAAGTTCGTGAGCGTTTCTCTACTCACGGCGGTTATATGCTGACAGGTAAAGAATTAAAAGCAGTTCAAGATATCATCTTAAAAGACGGTAACTTAAACGCAGCTATTGTGGGTCAACCTGCAACAAAAATTGCTGAAATGGCCGGCATTGAAGTACCAGTAAACACCAAAATTTTAATTGGTGAAGTAAAAGAAACAACAGAAGCAGAGCCGTTTGCTCACGAGAAATTATCTCCACTATTAGCAATGTATCATGCTCAATCATTTGAAGATGCAGTACTAAAAGCTGAAAAATTAGTTGAGATGGGTGGTATCGGTCATACTTCTTGCTTATACACAGACCAAGATAACTGCCCTGAACATGTTGCCTACTTCGGCGACAAGATGAAAACATCTCGTATTTTAATCAATACTCCAGCATCTCAAGGTGGTATTGGTGACTTATACAACTTTAAACTTGCTCCTTCTCTAACATTAGGTTGTGGTTCATGGGGTGGTAACTCCATTTCTGAAAACGTAGGACCAAAACACCTTATCAACACTAAAACCGTGGCGAAAAGAGCAGAGAATATGTTGTGGCATAAACTTCCTAAATCTATTTACTTCCGCCGTGGTTGTTTACCTATCGCACTGGAAGAAATTGCAAGCGATGGTAAAAAACGTGCCTTTATCGTGACCGATGGTTTCTTATTCAACAATGGTTATGTTGATGAAGTGACTCGTGTACTGAAAAAATTTGGTGTTGAAACAGAAGTCTTCTTTGAAGTTGAAGCAGATCCAACATTAAGCGTTGTGCGTAAAGGCGCAGAACAGATGAACAGCTTTAAACCTGACGTGATCATCGCATTAGGTGGTGGTTCACCAATGGATGCTGCAAAAATCATGTGGGTTATGTATGAGCACCCAGAAACCCACTTCGAAGAATTAGCATTACGCTTTATGGATATCCGTAAACGTATTTACAAATTCCCAAAAATGGGTGTGAAAGCACAAATGGTTGCTATCACAACAACATCAGGCACAGGCTCTGAAGTAACACCATTTGCAGTAGTAACTGATGATGAAACAGGTCAGAAATACCCATTAGCAGACTATGCATTAACACCAGATATGGCTATCGTTGATGCAAACCTTGTTATGAATATGCCTAAATCTCTGTGTGCATTTGGTGGTTTAGACGCAGTCACTCACGCATTGGAAGCTTATGTTTCTGTATTAGCGAACGAATATTCTGATGGACAAGCACTGCAAGCATTAAAATTACTGAAAGAATATCTGCCTGCAAGTTATCATGAAGGCGCTAAAAATCCAGTTGCTCGTGAGCGTGTTCATAATGCGGCAACTATTGCTGGTATTGCTTTTGCTAACGCATTCTTGGGTGTTTGTCACTCAATGGCGCATAAATTAGGCTCTGAGTTCCATATTCCTCACGGTTTAGCTAATGCGTTATTAATTTCAAACGTTATTCGTTATAACGCAAATGACAATCCAACAAAACAGACTGCATTTAGCCAATACGACCGTCCTCAAGCTCGCCGTCGTTATGCAGAAATTGCTGACCACTTAGAGCTTTCAGCTCCAGGTGACCGTACAGCAGCTAAAATTGAGAAATTATTAGCTTGGTTAGAAGAAATGAAATCTTCCTTAGGAATTCCATCTTCTATTCGTGAAGCTGGCGTTCAAGAAAGTGATTTCTTAGCAAGAGTTGATAAATTATCTGAAGATGCGTTTGACGATCAGTGTACTGGTGCTAACCCACGTTACCCACTTATCTCTGAACTAAAACAACTGTTATTAGATTCTTACTACGGTCGTGAATTTAATGAACATCCCGTTGTTGAAGTGAAGGAAGAAACAAAACCTGCTAAAAAAAGCAGTAAAAAATAA
- a CDS encoding YchE family NAAT transporter translates to MGSLLDLSGYIKFFVGLFAIVNPIGILPVFISMTSYQTDAGRNKTNLIANGSVAIILVSSLLIGDSILSIFGISIDSFRIAGGMLIVTIAMTMINGRLGEDKQNNQERNESAVRNSVAVVPLALPLMAGPGAISSCIVWSSRWEGFTNFLGLAATSIFFAFCCWLLFRSATLLVKYLGQTGINVVTRIMGLLLMSLGIEFIVTGLRSIFPGLLA, encoded by the coding sequence ATGGGGTCACTGCTGGATTTATCCGGTTATATTAAATTTTTTGTTGGTCTTTTTGCGATTGTAAACCCAATTGGTATTTTGCCTGTCTTTATCAGTATGACGAGTTATCAAACTGATGCTGGGCGTAACAAAACAAACTTAATTGCGAATGGCTCCGTTGCAATTATTTTAGTTTCTTCTCTGTTAATCGGTGATTCTATACTGAGTATTTTCGGTATTTCTATCGACTCGTTTCGTATAGCAGGGGGAATGCTGATTGTTACCATTGCGATGACCATGATAAATGGGCGTTTAGGAGAGGATAAACAAAATAATCAAGAACGAAATGAATCCGCAGTACGTAATAGTGTTGCAGTTGTGCCTTTAGCATTACCATTAATGGCAGGACCCGGAGCAATCAGTTCTTGTATTGTGTGGAGTTCTCGTTGGGAAGGTTTTACTAACTTTTTAGGATTAGCCGCAACGAGTATCTTTTTTGCATTTTGTTGTTGGTTGTTGTTTCGCAGTGCAACACTATTAGTGAAATATTTGGGGCAAACCGGCATTAACGTGGTTACTCGTATAATGGGCTTATTATTAATGTCGTTAGGTATTGAATTTATTGTGACTGGATTACGTTCCATTTTCCCAGGCTTATTAGCTTAA
- a CDS encoding ABC transporter ATP-binding protein yields MMLIDIHNLHVQFEQGKQAKHVVKGINLHVQQGETFSLIGRSGCGKSTVLRVIAGLLPHWQGDISLLGQTIKPQQRFQGTLRRNIQMVFQDPYASLHPQHRIERAFSEPLKIHQIPFDKETIEQALAQVGLPADVASRYPHQLSGGQRQRVAIARALLLQPQLLLLDEPTSALDMSVQAEILNLLNTLKKKHNMTYLLVSHDADVIAHMSDRAALMENGELTQHYDRDALSKGIHRLD; encoded by the coding sequence ATCATGCTAATTGACATTCATAACTTACATGTTCAATTTGAACAAGGTAAACAAGCAAAGCACGTTGTAAAAGGGATCAATCTACATGTTCAACAAGGCGAAACCTTTAGCTTAATTGGTCGTTCTGGTTGTGGAAAATCGACTGTTTTACGCGTGATCGCAGGATTATTGCCTCATTGGCAAGGTGATATATCGCTTCTAGGGCAAACAATCAAACCACAACAACGTTTTCAAGGGACATTACGCCGTAATATACAAATGGTATTTCAAGATCCCTACGCCTCTTTACATCCTCAACATCGTATTGAACGCGCATTCTCCGAACCTTTAAAAATTCACCAAATTCCTTTTGATAAAGAGACAATTGAACAAGCATTAGCCCAAGTTGGTTTGCCTGCTGATGTGGCAAGTCGTTACCCTCATCAACTTTCTGGTGGACAACGTCAACGCGTCGCCATTGCAAGAGCCCTTTTATTGCAACCTCAATTATTACTTTTAGACGAACCAACCTCAGCGCTAGATATGTCAGTACAAGCAGAGATCTTAAATCTACTTAACACACTGAAAAAAAAGCATAACATGACTTATTTACTCGTCAGCCATGATGCAGATGTTATCGCACATATGTCGGATAGAGCTGCATTAATGGAAAATGGTGAATTAACACAACATTATGATCGAGATGCGTTATCAAAAGGAATACATCGTCTCGATTGA
- a CDS encoding ABC transporter ATP-binding protein, translated as MNKTPLIEVNNLCIDFPKARVVNNISFTLGQERLAVVGESGSGKSMTARALMGLVRHPGKVSAETLNLQGNNLLDFSSRQWNNIRGNTISMVLQDPRYALNPVKTIYQQVEETVKQHQKLSRQDRRQLIIDTLLSVGLPEQNIYRYPGELSGGMGQRAMIAIALINNPTILIADEPTSALDAQLRHQILELITTQCEQRNMGLLLISHDLPLVAEYCERVMVMYQGEQVDELDAKALPTASHPYTRTLWTCRPNASTYGTQLPVLDRTLNFKGLHHAN; from the coding sequence ATGAATAAAACACCATTAATTGAGGTAAACAACCTCTGCATCGATTTTCCAAAGGCAAGAGTTGTCAATAATATCTCTTTTACTTTGGGGCAAGAACGTTTGGCGGTTGTTGGTGAATCTGGCTCTGGCAAATCAATGACCGCTCGTGCATTAATGGGCCTTGTTCGTCATCCAGGAAAAGTCAGTGCAGAGACACTGAACTTACAAGGAAATAATCTATTAGATTTTTCATCTCGCCAATGGAATAACATCCGTGGAAATACGATTTCAATGGTATTACAAGATCCTCGCTATGCATTAAATCCTGTAAAAACCATTTATCAGCAAGTAGAAGAAACCGTAAAACAACATCAAAAACTTTCACGCCAAGATAGGCGTCAACTTATCATCGATACCCTACTGTCTGTCGGCTTACCTGAACAGAATATTTATCGTTATCCCGGTGAATTATCAGGTGGTATGGGGCAGCGAGCAATGATAGCGATTGCGCTAATTAATAACCCGACTATTTTAATTGCCGATGAACCAACATCTGCACTTGATGCTCAGTTACGCCATCAAATTCTTGAACTGATCACTACTCAGTGTGAACAGCGTAATATGGGTTTATTACTGATTAGCCATGATTTACCCCTTGTTGCTGAATATTGCGAGCGCGTAATGGTGATGTATCAAGGCGAACAAGTTGATGAACTCGATGCTAAAGCGCTACCGACTGCTTCACATCCTTATACACGTACACTTTGGACATGTAGGCCTAATGCAAGCACTTATGGCACTCAATTGCCAGTATTAGATAGAACGCTTAATTTTAAGGGACTACATCATGCTAATTGA
- a CDS encoding ABC transporter permease, with the protein MSSPFLRKIARSPSAFIGLSLLILLLIIAIFAPWLAPYDPNWQHAAQRLLAPNAEHWLGTDNYGRDILSRLIYGTRPMLGLVGLVALITLPLGLLIGILSGYYGGWTERILMRFTDIVMSMPSLILAFAFVAMLGPGLLNGALALALTAWPAYARQSRSEIQHLRNSDYLAAAEMMGIKGLRLLWGHILPLCLPSAIVRLALNLAVIILAAAGLGFLGLGARPPMAEWGAMIAEGMPVIFDQWWIAAIPGTAILISSLAFNLLGDGLRDVLGDTHE; encoded by the coding sequence ATGTCATCTCCATTTTTAAGAAAAATAGCGCGTTCGCCTTCTGCATTTATCGGTTTATCGTTGCTCATTTTACTGTTAATTATTGCTATTTTTGCACCTTGGTTAGCCCCTTACGATCCGAATTGGCAACATGCTGCCCAACGTTTATTAGCACCCAATGCTGAACATTGGCTAGGGACAGATAATTATGGGCGAGATATTCTTTCTCGACTTATTTATGGTACTCGCCCAATGCTAGGCTTAGTGGGGCTGGTGGCGCTTATTACGCTACCTTTAGGATTATTAATTGGGATTTTATCTGGGTATTACGGTGGTTGGACTGAGCGTATTTTAATGCGATTCACTGATATTGTAATGTCGATGCCTTCTCTTATTCTCGCCTTCGCCTTTGTCGCAATGTTAGGACCTGGCCTGCTAAATGGTGCGTTAGCACTGGCTTTAACTGCATGGCCGGCTTATGCACGACAATCTCGTAGTGAAATTCAACATTTACGCAATAGCGATTATCTTGCGGCTGCCGAAATGATGGGTATTAAAGGTCTTCGACTGTTATGGGGACATATCTTACCACTATGTTTACCTTCAGCCATTGTGCGTTTAGCACTTAACTTAGCCGTAATTATCCTCGCAGCAGCCGGATTGGGCTTCCTTGGATTAGGCGCACGCCCACCGATGGCGGAATGGGGAGCGATGATCGCAGAAGGTATGCCCGTTATTTTTGATCAATGGTGGATTGCAGCTATTCCGGGTACAGCAATTTTAATCAGCAGTCTGGCATTTAATTTATTAGGTGATGGATTACGTGATGTATTGGGAGATACCCATGAATAA